One genomic window of Rissa tridactyla isolate bRisTri1 unplaced genomic scaffold, bRisTri1.patW.cur.20221130 scaffold_29, whole genome shotgun sequence includes the following:
- the LOC128903394 gene encoding olfactory receptor 14I1-like encodes MSNSSSITQFLLLAFADTWELQLLHFRLFLGIYLAALLGNGLIITTIACDHRLHTPMYFFLFNLALLDLGSISTTVPKAMANSLSDTRAISYAGCAAQVF; translated from the coding sequence atgtccaacagcagctccatcacccagttcctcctcctggcatttgcagacacatgggagttgcagctcttgcacttcaggctcttcctgggcatctacctggctgccctcctgggcaacggcctcatcatcaccaccattgcctgtgaccaccgcctccacacccccatgtacttcttcctcttcaacctcgccctcctcgacctgggctccatctccaccactgtacccaaagccatggccaattctctctcggacaccagggccatctcctatgctggatgtgctgcacaggttttt